One window of Gloeothece citriformis PCC 7424 genomic DNA carries:
- a CDS encoding cation:proton antiporter, with translation MQEDFRLILDLVSVLTAAGIGGLLAALLSQPIILGYLLAGIIIGPLGLGFIKELVQVETLAQLGVAFLLFTIGVEFSFAELQKVKNISLGGGALQIILTILLTVIVSLTMGWVSSPTQGIFLGAILSLSSTAVVFKALMERNETATLHGQVMLGILIVQDLALGLMLAVLPALNKPVEEIGVAVGFALLQLGLFALGAVLVGKGLIPRLLRLLARTESRELFILGVVSLCLGIAVLTGKMGLSIEMGAFVAGLTISEVEYADQTLAYVEPLRDVCAALFFAAIGMLIDPVFLWKNLELILGLVALVFVGKFLIITPLVALFRYPLKTSLIAGLGLAQIGEFSFVLASEGQRLELVSQKVYSIILGTTAVTLLLTPFILRAMPIIFVWAESLPWLKFWLAQADIPLEIAEDLPFKDHIVVCGYGRVGRNIVQLLHDRGYSVLVIDQSEQRIQQLREAKIPYIYGSAGSLQVLEKARVSQAKGMAIALADPMSTRLCLKRALELNPELDLVVRANQDKDIELLYQLGAREVVQPEFEASLELSAHLLIGLGLPVFDIQQDIQHIRYSQYLTLRPERSPEQVSRDLQKATEEMNSQWYPLPANSPLVGMTLEETDLRHLTGVSLMAIKRSSGEQMDYPDHKTVINEGDNLLLVGEPDELAGFEDLAKGDVAIPTENASCLWLLVTKNSPVAGKTLAELSFKQQFGILIQAIRREGKYIRFPDESWDIQGGDHLLLCGNLSSLNQASQWITSAENTITLDPKILSS, from the coding sequence GTGCAGGAAGACTTTAGATTAATTCTGGATTTAGTATCGGTTTTGACAGCAGCAGGAATCGGAGGATTATTAGCGGCTTTATTATCCCAACCGATTATTTTAGGGTATTTGTTGGCAGGGATTATTATCGGCCCTCTTGGACTCGGTTTCATTAAAGAATTGGTTCAAGTGGAGACATTGGCGCAGTTGGGGGTAGCGTTTTTGCTGTTCACCATCGGAGTTGAATTTTCCTTTGCGGAACTGCAAAAGGTCAAAAATATCAGTCTCGGAGGTGGCGCACTCCAAATTATTCTGACGATTTTATTGACGGTTATCGTTTCTCTGACGATGGGATGGGTAAGTTCTCCCACTCAAGGTATCTTTTTAGGCGCTATTCTTTCTCTGTCCTCTACAGCAGTTGTCTTTAAAGCGTTAATGGAACGGAATGAAACTGCCACCCTTCATGGTCAGGTCATGTTAGGAATATTAATTGTGCAAGACCTAGCCCTAGGATTAATGTTAGCGGTATTACCGGCTTTAAACAAACCAGTAGAAGAAATTGGGGTTGCAGTGGGTTTTGCGTTGCTACAACTGGGATTATTTGCTCTAGGAGCAGTTTTAGTAGGTAAGGGGTTAATTCCTCGGTTACTGCGCTTACTGGCGCGAACCGAAAGCAGAGAACTCTTTATTTTAGGCGTTGTTTCCCTGTGTCTAGGAATTGCCGTACTCACGGGCAAAATGGGACTATCGATTGAAATGGGGGCTTTTGTCGCCGGGCTAACCATTTCTGAGGTAGAATATGCAGACCAAACCCTGGCTTATGTAGAACCTCTGCGAGATGTGTGTGCTGCCTTGTTTTTTGCCGCCATCGGGATGTTAATTGATCCGGTCTTCCTGTGGAAAAATTTAGAATTAATTTTAGGGTTAGTCGCCTTAGTTTTTGTGGGAAAGTTTTTAATTATTACCCCTCTAGTTGCCTTATTCCGCTATCCTCTAAAAACTTCCCTCATCGCCGGCTTAGGATTAGCTCAAATCGGAGAATTTTCCTTTGTATTAGCTAGTGAAGGGCAAAGATTAGAATTAGTCTCTCAAAAAGTTTACTCGATCATTTTGGGCACAACCGCAGTAACTTTACTGCTCACACCCTTTATTTTACGAGCTATGCCAATAATCTTTGTTTGGGCTGAGTCTTTACCCTGGCTTAAATTCTGGCTAGCTCAAGCGGATATACCCCTAGAAATAGCCGAAGATTTACCCTTTAAAGATCATATCGTGGTTTGTGGTTACGGACGAGTGGGGCGCAATATTGTTCAATTGTTACACGATCGAGGCTATTCGGTTTTAGTGATCGATCAATCTGAGCAACGAATTCAACAACTCCGAGAAGCCAAAATTCCCTATATTTATGGTAGTGCAGGGAGTTTACAAGTTTTAGAAAAAGCCCGAGTCAGTCAAGCCAAAGGAATGGCGATCGCTTTAGCCGATCCGATGAGTACCCGACTCTGTTTGAAACGAGCGTTAGAATTGAATCCAGAACTAGATCTTGTCGTGCGAGCAAACCAAGACAAAGATATAGAACTGCTGTATCAATTAGGGGCCAGAGAAGTCGTACAACCAGAGTTTGAAGCTAGTCTAGAACTTTCTGCTCATCTTTTGATTGGTTTGGGACTACCGGTGTTCGATATCCAACAAGACATTCAACACATCCGCTATTCTCAGTATCTCACCCTACGGCCAGAACGGTCTCCGGAGCAAGTGTCTAGAGATTTACAAAAAGCTACCGAAGAAATGAACAGCCAATGGTATCCCTTGCCGGCTAATTCGCCTCTGGTAGGGATGACCTTAGAAGAAACCGACCTCCGCCATTTAACCGGGGTGAGTCTAATGGCTATCAAACGTTCTAGCGGGGAGCAAATGGATTATCCCGATCACAAAACCGTGATTAACGAAGGTGATAATCTCTTATTGGTGGGAGAACCGGATGAATTAGCCGGATTTGAGGACTTAGCGAAAGGAGACGTAGCTATCCCTACAGAAAACGCCTCCTGTTTGTGGCTATTGGTGACAAAAAACAGCCCTGTTGCTGGTAAAACTCTAGCCGAACTCAGTTTTAAGCAACAGTTTGGCATATTAATTCAGGCCATTCGACGGGAAGGGAAATATATTCGCTTTCCGGATGAGAGTTGGGATATTCAAGGAGGAGATCACTTGTTACTCTGTGGTAACTTATCTTCCCTTAATCAAGCCAGTCAATGGATTACATCAGCAGAAAATACAATTACTTTAGATCCTAAAATATTGAGTTCCTAA
- a CDS encoding sulfite exporter TauE/SafE family protein encodes MMNEIFVSLVIFIAGFIQSVAGFGFGLITMPILTEVLDFKIASSLIALISIITHVAIIFSYQSFFQFKAVLRLIIASIIGIPIGFLAVDALNKTVILTLLGILVMSYVIWTLLDLKLPKLESPKWAYGFGLLSGLLSGAYNIGGPPVIIYGNCSQWSPEEFKSNLNGFFLFNTVLIIFGHVLNKNYTVEVGKLFLIALPFLLIGLGIGTYFSKFLNPSVFRKIILVLLLFISIRLIYLTLSSVITRYI; translated from the coding sequence ATGATGAATGAAATTTTTGTGAGCTTAGTGATTTTTATTGCCGGCTTTATTCAAAGTGTGGCTGGTTTTGGTTTTGGCTTAATTACTATGCCTATCTTAACCGAAGTGTTAGATTTTAAGATAGCATCGTCTTTAATCGCTTTAATTTCTATTATTACTCATGTCGCTATTATCTTCTCCTATCAGTCATTTTTTCAGTTCAAAGCGGTGTTGAGATTAATCATTGCTTCTATTATAGGTATCCCGATCGGATTTTTAGCGGTTGACGCTTTAAATAAAACCGTAATTTTAACCTTATTGGGGATCTTAGTTATGAGTTATGTAATCTGGACTCTATTAGACTTAAAATTACCTAAATTGGAATCCCCAAAATGGGCTTATGGGTTTGGTCTATTGTCGGGTTTACTATCTGGAGCTTATAATATTGGTGGCCCTCCTGTCATTATTTATGGGAATTGTTCTCAGTGGAGTCCCGAAGAATTTAAAAGTAATCTCAATGGGTTTTTCTTATTCAATACAGTTTTAATAATTTTCGGTCATGTCTTGAATAAAAATTATACTGTTGAAGTGGGTAAATTATTTCTGATCGCTTTGCCGTTCCTTTTAATCGGATTAGGAATAGGGACTTACTTTTCTAAATTCCTCAATCCTTCTGTGTTTCGGAAAATTATTTTAGTGTTACTGCTATTTATCTCAATTCGATTAATTTACTTAACTCTCTCTTCAGTGATTACAAGATATATTTAA
- the hisIE gene encoding bifunctional phosphoribosyl-AMP cyclohydrolase/phosphoribosyl-ATP diphosphatase HisIE: MSVISLINAIPLEQIRYNEQGLVPAIAQDYLDGTVLMMAWMNKESLQKTLETGETWYWSRSRGELWNKGATSGHIQKVKSIRYDCDSDALLVTVEQIGDIACHTGERSCFHQIDSQKIAPPADTLSGVFDVIKDRRDHPTENSYTCKLLEGGDNKILKKIGEESAEVVMACKDDDPDAIASEVADLFYHTLVALAHHNVELRDVYRKLQDRKR; the protein is encoded by the coding sequence ATGTCCGTAATATCCTTAATCAACGCCATCCCATTAGAGCAAATTCGCTACAACGAACAGGGTTTAGTCCCTGCGATCGCCCAAGACTATCTTGATGGTACAGTGTTAATGATGGCATGGATGAATAAAGAATCCTTACAAAAAACCCTAGAAACCGGAGAAACCTGGTATTGGAGTCGCTCAAGAGGAGAATTATGGAATAAAGGAGCAACCTCTGGCCATATTCAAAAAGTAAAATCTATTCGGTATGACTGTGATAGTGATGCGCTGTTAGTAACGGTAGAACAAATAGGGGATATTGCTTGTCATACTGGGGAAAGGAGTTGTTTTCATCAGATAGACTCCCAAAAAATTGCCCCCCCCGCAGACACATTATCAGGGGTATTTGATGTGATTAAAGATCGTCGTGATCACCCGACAGAAAACTCCTATACCTGTAAATTATTAGAAGGGGGAGATAACAAAATTCTTAAAAAAATTGGGGAAGAAAGCGCAGAAGTGGTAATGGCTTGTAAAGATGATGATCCTGACGCAATCGCCTCAGAAGTTGCTGACCTATTTTATCATACTTTAGTCGCTTTAGCTCATCATAATGTAGAATTACGAGACGTTTACCGCAAACTACAAGATAGAAAACGTTAA
- a CDS encoding DUF1830 domain-containing protein: MAQILDPIPNDQKDNILCCYVNATSNIQIVRITNIPNWYFERVVFPGQRLVFEALSKALLEIHTGMMASAILSDTIPCERLCISDDNEDEQLEAELVQVAASTDNKEVNSKAEIKPKTIIASFKTALVSAS; the protein is encoded by the coding sequence ATGGCTCAGATCCTCGATCCCATTCCCAATGATCAAAAAGATAATATCCTTTGCTGCTATGTCAATGCTACCAGCAATATACAAATTGTTCGCATTACCAATATTCCTAACTGGTATTTTGAACGAGTCGTTTTTCCGGGTCAGCGTTTAGTTTTTGAAGCCTTATCAAAAGCTCTATTAGAAATTCATACAGGAATGATGGCCAGTGCTATTCTTTCTGATACCATTCCCTGTGAACGCCTCTGTATTAGTGATGATAATGAGGATGAACAATTAGAGGCAGAACTCGTTCAAGTGGCTGCTAGCACAGACAATAAAGAAGTAAATAGTAAAGCAGAAATTAAGCCAAAAACGATTATCGCATCTTTTAAAACTGCTTTAGTTTCTGCTAGTTAA
- a CDS encoding diflavin flavoprotein — MVATPIKTEKRLTIQTSEITPDTTVIRSLDWDRDRFDIEFGLQNGTTYNSYIIRGEKIALVDTSHEKFRQLYLDTLLGLIDPKEIDYLVISHTEPDHSGLVKDILSLAPQAIVVGSKVAIQFLEDFVHQPFERQLVKNGDTVDLGNGHVLEFVSAPNLHWPDTILTYDRANGFLFTCDVFGMHYCSDALFDQDLGAIEKDYHFYYECLMAPNARSVLSAMKRMDQLGDITLVANGHGPLLRYNLNELLERYRTWSQAQAKAEKTVAVFYISDYGYSDRLSQAIARGITKTGVAVEMVDLKSAEPQDVQELVNRSAGIVLGMPPLSGSNQKEITTSIGTIIAAANEKQYIGLIESYGGNDEPIDPLLTKFREVGLTKGFTSIRIKETPTEAIYQLCEESGTDLGQTLNQDKKIKQRKSLDSDLDKAIGRISGGLYIITAAKGDINGAMLASWVSQASFEPPGLTIAVAKDRAIESLMHVGDTFVLNVLEEGKYQPLMKHFLKRFPPGADRFEGVKTQLGSNGAPILTDALAYLECEVISRMECSDHWVVYSKITSGRVSNPDGLTAVHHRKVGNYY, encoded by the coding sequence ATGGTTGCAACCCCCATAAAAACTGAAAAACGTTTGACTATACAAACCTCTGAAATTACACCAGACACTACCGTCATCCGTTCCCTAGACTGGGATAGAGACCGCTTTGATATTGAATTTGGACTGCAAAACGGAACAACCTATAATTCTTATATTATTCGTGGAGAAAAAATCGCTTTAGTCGATACATCTCACGAAAAATTCCGTCAGTTATATCTAGATACACTCTTAGGATTAATTGACCCTAAAGAAATAGATTATCTCGTTATCAGCCACACCGAACCGGATCACAGTGGGTTAGTGAAAGATATTCTCTCTCTTGCGCCACAAGCTATTGTAGTCGGATCAAAAGTGGCGATCCAATTTTTAGAAGATTTCGTTCATCAACCCTTTGAACGGCAACTGGTTAAAAATGGGGATACTGTAGATCTCGGTAACGGTCATGTTTTAGAATTCGTCAGTGCCCCTAATTTACATTGGCCGGATACCATTTTGACCTACGATCGTGCTAACGGGTTTCTGTTTACCTGTGATGTATTTGGGATGCACTACTGTTCCGATGCTCTCTTTGACCAAGATTTAGGGGCGATCGAAAAGGACTATCATTTTTATTATGAATGTTTGATGGCCCCTAATGCCCGATCGGTTCTTTCTGCAATGAAACGAATGGATCAACTCGGAGACATTACCCTAGTGGCTAACGGTCACGGCCCCCTATTACGTTACAATCTCAATGAGTTATTAGAACGGTATCGCACTTGGTCACAAGCACAAGCAAAAGCCGAAAAAACCGTCGCCGTCTTTTATATTTCCGACTATGGATATAGCGATCGCCTCTCTCAAGCGATCGCCAGAGGGATCACCAAAACTGGTGTTGCTGTGGAAATGGTGGATCTTAAATCCGCAGAGCCTCAAGATGTGCAAGAATTAGTCAATCGTTCAGCCGGTATTGTTTTAGGGATGCCTCCCTTATCGGGAAGTAACCAAAAAGAAATTACCACCAGTATCGGGACAATTATCGCCGCCGCCAATGAGAAACAATATATTGGGTTAATTGAATCTTATGGGGGAAATGATGAACCCATAGACCCATTATTAACCAAGTTTAGAGAAGTCGGATTAACGAAAGGGTTTACCTCTATCCGTATCAAAGAGACTCCCACAGAAGCGATTTATCAACTCTGTGAAGAGTCCGGAACGGACTTAGGACAAACCCTAAACCAGGATAAAAAGATTAAACAACGGAAGTCTTTAGATAGCGATCTCGATAAAGCGATCGGACGCATTAGTGGCGGTTTATATATTATTACCGCAGCCAAAGGGGATATCAATGGGGCAATGTTAGCCTCTTGGGTCTCTCAAGCGAGTTTTGAACCCCCCGGATTAACGATAGCAGTGGCAAAAGACCGGGCGATCGAGTCTTTAATGCACGTCGGAGATACTTTCGTTTTAAATGTGTTAGAAGAGGGCAAATATCAGCCTTTAATGAAGCATTTTCTCAAACGTTTCCCCCCTGGCGCGGATCGTTTTGAGGGGGTTAAAACCCAATTGGGCAGCAATGGAGCGCCTATTTTAACCGATGCTTTAGCCTATTTAGAATGTGAAGTGATCAGTCGGATGGAATGTAGCGATCATTGGGTAGTGTATAGCAAAATTACCAGTGGTCGTGTCTCTAACCCCGATGGATTAACTGCCGTTCATCACCGCAAAGTTGGGAATTATTATTAA
- a CDS encoding photosystem II high light acclimation radical SAM protein, which yields MKQRILYVRLPCNPIFPIGVVYLSDHIHKLFPEIEQKIFDLGTVPPLDFKPALDRCIDQFKPTHLVFSWRDIQIYAPVGGRGGNPLQNAFEFFYAKNPLIKLRGALGGLKVTTAYYGELWRNLGLIRRGLKRAQKYHPEAKIVVGGGAVSVFYEQLKTMLPQGTIVSVGEGEILLERLIKNEDFSDQRCYVVGATEPREKMIHEFPTELEKSACNYDYIQSIWPEFDYYFQDNDFYIGVQTKRGCPHNCCYCIYTVVEGKKVRINPADEVVKEMRQLYERGIRNFWFTDAQFIPARKFIDDTVELLQKIVDSGMTDIHWAAYIRADNLTPQLCDLMVKTGMNYFEIGITSGSQELVRKMRMGYNLRTVLQNCRDLKAAGFNDLVSVNYSFNVIDETFDTIRQTIAYHRELERIFGADKVEPAIFFIGLQPHTHLEEYALKKEFLKPGYNPMSLMPWTATKLLWNPEPLGSFFGEVCLQAWQQNPNDFGREVMKILEGRLGCAELEEALTSPIEAPKKEVVMA from the coding sequence ATGAAACAGCGAATTCTTTATGTCCGTCTTCCTTGTAACCCAATTTTTCCCATTGGGGTTGTCTATTTGTCGGATCATATTCATAAACTGTTTCCTGAAATAGAGCAAAAAATTTTTGATCTGGGGACAGTTCCCCCCCTAGATTTTAAACCGGCTTTAGATCGCTGTATTGATCAGTTTAAACCGACTCATTTAGTTTTCTCTTGGCGGGATATTCAAATTTATGCGCCAGTGGGAGGAAGAGGAGGAAACCCTCTGCAAAATGCTTTTGAATTTTTCTATGCCAAAAATCCTCTCATTAAGTTAAGAGGAGCATTAGGAGGATTAAAAGTTACCACCGCTTATTATGGGGAACTTTGGCGCAATTTAGGATTAATTCGTCGAGGATTAAAACGAGCGCAAAAGTATCACCCAGAGGCCAAAATCGTTGTCGGTGGCGGTGCAGTGAGCGTCTTTTATGAACAGTTGAAGACCATGTTACCTCAAGGGACAATTGTATCTGTGGGAGAGGGAGAAATTTTACTAGAAAGATTAATTAAAAATGAAGATTTTTCCGATCAACGGTGTTATGTAGTAGGAGCTACAGAACCCAGAGAAAAAATGATTCATGAATTTCCTACAGAGCTTGAAAAAAGCGCCTGTAATTATGATTATATCCAAAGCATTTGGCCGGAGTTTGATTACTATTTCCAAGACAATGACTTTTATATCGGAGTCCAAACAAAGCGCGGCTGTCCTCACAACTGTTGTTATTGTATTTATACTGTTGTAGAAGGGAAAAAAGTCCGTATTAATCCGGCGGATGAAGTGGTTAAGGAAATGCGCCAACTTTACGAGCGGGGAATTCGGAACTTTTGGTTTACTGATGCTCAATTCATTCCGGCTCGTAAATTTATTGATGATACGGTAGAGTTATTACAGAAAATTGTTGATTCTGGAATGACGGATATCCATTGGGCGGCATATATTCGGGCTGATAATTTAACCCCCCAATTATGCGATCTAATGGTCAAAACGGGAATGAATTATTTTGAGATTGGCATTACTAGCGGGTCTCAAGAATTAGTCCGAAAGATGCGGATGGGGTACAATTTGCGGACTGTTCTGCAAAATTGTCGAGATCTTAAAGCCGCCGGCTTTAATGATTTGGTATCCGTGAATTATTCTTTTAATGTCATTGATGAAACTTTTGATACTATCCGTCAAACTATTGCTTATCATCGAGAATTAGAGCGAATCTTCGGCGCGGATAAAGTCGAACCGGCTATCTTTTTTATTGGGTTACAACCTCATACTCATTTAGAAGAATATGCCTTAAAAAAGGAATTTCTTAAACCTGGGTATAATCCCATGAGTTTAATGCCTTGGACGGCTACGAAATTATTATGGAATCCTGAACCGTTAGGGTCTTTCTTTGGGGAAGTTTGTCTCCAAGCTTGGCAACAAAACCCGAATGATTTTGGGCGCGAGGTGATGAAAATTCTTGAAGGAAGATTAGGGTGTGCGGAGTTAGAAGAAGCTTTAACTTCTCCTATAGAAGCTCCCAAAAAAGAGGTAGTTATGGCTTAA
- a CDS encoding 3'-5' exonuclease, producing the protein MLYFTQSEDIQALIDDLTEVKILWLDTESTDLNSKKSRLSLIQVLAYPEDTNGSRTYIFDVLDNPDIVDYFIEKIMVNDQINKIFHNAQHDLQFLGGKKAKNVTCTLKLSKTIPYHILPVPNHTLKTLTEYLTDFKNVSKEEQTSDWSQRPLSQKQLDYAKMDPVYLAHIHGRLLELNQQSNPDPNQDNLTEIGKRYQEIKPEWQLLKSEIDNLETRAKNAMKAQNQTENFAFTLSSYDRTTIKVDFAELAQIVINQGIDLHFSITLDKNLQKQLGELLNQLSLKKETIQSWRLTSKDLEEDSEEEIF; encoded by the coding sequence ATGCTATATTTCACACAATCAGAGGATATCCAAGCATTAATTGATGATTTAACTGAGGTTAAAATTCTCTGGTTAGATACAGAATCCACTGATTTAAACAGTAAAAAGTCTCGATTATCTTTAATTCAGGTATTAGCGTATCCAGAGGATACTAATGGCTCTAGAACTTATATTTTTGATGTTTTAGATAACCCTGATATAGTTGATTATTTTATTGAAAAAATTATGGTCAATGACCAAATCAATAAAATTTTTCATAATGCTCAACACGATCTGCAATTTTTAGGCGGTAAAAAAGCTAAAAATGTCACTTGTACCCTTAAGCTTTCTAAAACTATTCCCTATCATATTTTACCTGTGCCCAATCATACTTTAAAAACTTTGACCGAATATTTAACAGATTTTAAAAACGTGAGTAAAGAAGAACAAACAAGTGATTGGTCACAAAGACCCCTGAGTCAAAAACAATTAGATTATGCCAAGATGGATCCGGTTTATCTAGCTCATATTCATGGGCGATTATTAGAATTAAATCAACAATCTAATCCCGATCCTAATCAAGATAACTTAACAGAAATAGGCAAAAGATATCAAGAAATTAAACCCGAATGGCAACTTTTAAAATCAGAAATTGACAATTTAGAAACCAGAGCTAAAAACGCCATGAAGGCACAAAACCAAACAGAAAATTTTGCCTTTACCTTATCGAGTTATGATCGCACAACAATTAAAGTTGACTTTGCCGAATTAGCCCAAATAGTTATCAATCAAGGAATTGATTTACATTTTTCCATAACTTTAGATAAAAATCTTCAAAAACAATTAGGAGAGCTTTTAAATCAACTCTCTTTAAAAAAAGAAACCATACAATCTTGGCGCTTGACTTCTAAAGATTTAGAAGAAGACTCTGAAGAAGAAATATTTTAA
- a CDS encoding RNA-guided endonuclease InsQ/TnpB family protein, with protein MQKKVVKIRLYPTNEQQHQLAKTFGASRWWWNFALNKSIEEYEKTGKGLGQSALNALLPKLKKDEDTKWLKECYSQVLQATTLNLTVAYKNFFAKRAGFPRFKSKKNKQSAQYPQNVKVLESAIVVPKIGEIKAKIHRPIDGIIKTVTISRNPSGKYFASILFEVEEDDPKVSTEGSTIGIDLGLTHFAIVNNGSKTSKFDNPKHLAKHEKNLKRKQKKLSRKQKDSISRQKYRKFVAKVHERVSNSRQDFLQKLSHKLVDENQVIVVENLHVKGMVRNHKLAKAISDVGWGTFVDFLDYKLQKKGGKLVEIDRWFPSSKLCSNCFYQVEEMPLDVREWTCPNCGVKHDRDGNAAYNIRAEGIRILQADGAAVSAVGGEVRPMRGRKSKLRHSPLSTEAAPIASA; from the coding sequence ATGCAAAAAAAAGTCGTCAAAATCCGCCTCTACCCAACTAATGAGCAACAGCATCAACTAGCTAAAACCTTTGGTGCGTCTCGTTGGTGGTGGAACTTTGCGCTTAACAAAAGCATTGAGGAATATGAAAAGACAGGCAAGGGATTAGGGCAATCGGCATTAAACGCTCTGTTACCCAAGCTCAAGAAAGATGAAGATACTAAGTGGCTCAAAGAGTGTTATAGCCAAGTTTTACAAGCAACAACACTTAATTTGACAGTAGCTTACAAAAACTTTTTTGCTAAACGTGCAGGATTTCCCCGGTTCAAGTCAAAGAAAAATAAGCAATCGGCTCAGTACCCCCAAAACGTTAAAGTTTTAGAGTCGGCTATAGTTGTCCCAAAAATAGGTGAAATAAAAGCCAAAATTCACCGGCCAATTGATGGAATTATCAAGACTGTAACCATCAGTAGAAATCCATCGGGTAAATATTTTGCTTCAATCCTTTTTGAGGTAGAAGAGGATGACCCAAAAGTCTCTACTGAAGGAAGTACAATCGGGATAGATTTAGGGTTAACCCATTTCGCTATTGTCAACAATGGCTCTAAGACTTCTAAATTTGATAATCCTAAGCATTTAGCTAAACATGAAAAAAACTTAAAAAGAAAACAAAAAAAATTATCAAGAAAACAAAAAGATAGTATTTCTAGACAGAAATATAGAAAGTTTGTAGCTAAAGTTCACGAACGAGTAAGCAATAGTCGGCAAGATTTTCTACAGAAGTTATCTCATAAGCTCGTTGACGAGAATCAAGTCATCGTAGTAGAAAATCTTCATGTCAAGGGCATGGTTCGGAATCATAAATTAGCCAAAGCAATATCTGATGTAGGATGGGGAACGTTTGTCGATTTTCTTGACTATAAACTTCAGAAAAAAGGAGGTAAGTTAGTCGAGATTGACCGATGGTTTCCTAGCTCTAAACTCTGTTCTAATTGTTTCTATCAAGTAGAAGAAATGCCTCTAGATGTTAGGGAGTGGACTTGTCCTAACTGCGGAGTAAAGCATGACAGAGATGGAAACGCTGCATATAACATAAGGGCAGAGGGGATCAGAATATTACAGGCGGATGGTGCAGCCGTCTCTGCTGTAGGAGGGGAAGTAAGACCAATGCGAGGACGTAAGTCTAAGCTGAGGCATTCCCCGTTGAGTACAGAAGCCGCACCTATAGCGTCAGCTTAG
- a CDS encoding PD-(D/E)XK nuclease family protein, translated as MNEQEIKILIQQELPKILQDREMRDFVLQTVTHYFAGKQETETRFEQILEELRRDRQEQAQKWRENQQRQDRMQQQIDRMQQQIDQTLQEMKKLSNKHDSTIGALGARWGLYSEQSFRNALKGILETSFGVQVLNITEYDDQGEVFGRPEPVELDLLIKNGLLIICEIKSSMSKADMYTFERKVKFYEKRHQRQANRKMVISPMVHDRAKEIASDLNIEVYSYAEDVEIMDNG; from the coding sequence ATGAACGAGCAAGAAATTAAAATTCTGATTCAACAAGAACTCCCCAAGATTTTACAAGACCGGGAAATGCGAGATTTTGTTTTACAAACCGTAACTCATTATTTTGCCGGTAAACAAGAGACAGAAACCCGTTTTGAGCAAATTTTAGAAGAATTGAGACGCGATCGCCAAGAACAAGCGCAAAAATGGCGAGAAAATCAACAACGGCAGGATCGGATGCAGCAGCAAATCGATCGGATGCAGCAACAGATCGATCAAACCTTGCAGGAGATGAAAAAATTAAGTAATAAGCACGATAGCACCATCGGAGCATTAGGAGCAAGATGGGGATTATATAGTGAGCAATCTTTCCGGAATGCGCTTAAAGGGATTTTAGAAACCTCCTTTGGGGTACAAGTGTTGAATATTACCGAATATGATGATCAAGGAGAAGTATTTGGACGACCTGAACCAGTAGAATTAGATTTATTAATTAAAAATGGCTTATTAATTATCTGTGAAATTAAATCCTCAATGAGTAAAGCAGATATGTATACTTTTGAACGTAAAGTAAAGTTTTATGAAAAGCGACATCAAAGACAAGCGAATCGAAAAATGGTTATTTCTCCTATGGTTCATGATCGAGCCAAAGAAATTGCCTCAGATTTAAATATTGAAGTTTATAGCTATGCTGAAGATGTAGAAATAATGGATAATGGATAA